In Bacillota bacterium, one DNA window encodes the following:
- a CDS encoding cell wall metabolism sensor histidine kinase WalK — MLSSIRSRLTVSYVILVVLTVSLLGTFIVQSLDSYQIGEAQAQLKAHARVFSHYAELSFLGNALAQRFGQDVAARVQILDVKGVVVGDSRPPDERSLGEIIGGELVEQALKGEVVSEVSREDGSRALHVAAPLTAQNQVVGLVYLTSSLADLDAALRVTKNFILLGAALALVLALVLGALLASGITRPLAEVTAVSRQLARGDFSPRLVPRPPMEVKELSVAFNYLTERLAATMKTIEEEQRKLYTVLSSMEDLLLAVDQTGTVVLVNPAFATVVGKAEADLMGQPLPPVLKSTELARVLRVVCKESLVRRVEVTLPGQSAIYRAQVTPWRSLQGQEGAVAVLRDISDLKRLAESRLEFLANVSHELRTPLTSIKGFAVTLLDELPPDSTARRYVEIIEQETDRLSRLVDDVLDLSKIDAREITMDLRVLDLSGLIVQVVEQLLPRAAAGEVRLSYELPPWLPPVLCDPDQIQQVLLNLIDNAIKYTPAGGEIVVSAWPEDRQVKVAVTDTGVGIPQDELPELFDRFYRVDKARSRALGGTGLGLAIVKDIVSEHGGTVSVDSKPGQGSKFTFSLGQVQ; from the coding sequence ATGTTAAGCTCAATTCGCAGCCGGTTGACCGTCAGCTATGTGATCCTGGTGGTCTTAACCGTTAGTTTACTGGGTACGTTTATCGTCCAATCTTTAGATAGCTACCAGATAGGCGAAGCCCAGGCCCAGCTTAAAGCCCATGCCCGGGTATTTTCCCATTATGCCGAACTTTCGTTTTTGGGCAATGCCTTAGCCCAGCGTTTTGGCCAAGATGTGGCTGCCAGAGTCCAGATTCTTGATGTAAAGGGTGTGGTGGTGGGTGATTCCCGTCCACCGGACGAGCGTTCTTTAGGCGAGATCATCGGCGGTGAGCTGGTGGAACAGGCCCTTAAAGGGGAAGTGGTCAGTGAGGTGAGCCGGGAGGACGGCAGCCGGGCTTTGCATGTGGCCGCCCCGCTTACAGCCCAAAATCAAGTGGTAGGCTTGGTTTATCTAACGTCTTCCCTAGCGGATTTAGATGCGGCCCTGCGCGTTACCAAGAATTTCATCTTACTGGGAGCGGCCCTGGCCCTGGTGTTAGCGCTAGTACTGGGAGCCTTGCTCGCCAGCGGTATTACCAGGCCGTTGGCCGAAGTTACCGCTGTTTCCCGCCAGCTGGCCCGAGGCGACTTTTCGCCTCGGCTGGTGCCTCGTCCCCCCATGGAAGTCAAGGAACTTTCAGTAGCTTTTAACTATCTTACGGAGCGGTTGGCAGCCACCATGAAGACCATTGAAGAAGAGCAGCGCAAACTGTACACAGTGCTGTCCAGTATGGAAGACCTGTTGTTGGCTGTGGATCAAACCGGAACGGTGGTGTTGGTAAACCCGGCTTTTGCCACTGTGGTGGGGAAAGCGGAAGCAGACCTAATGGGCCAACCGCTACCCCCGGTCTTAAAGAGTACTGAACTGGCTCGGGTGCTGAGAGTAGTATGTAAAGAATCCCTGGTGCGCCGAGTAGAGGTGACCTTACCAGGCCAGAGCGCCATCTACCGGGCTCAGGTTACACCGTGGCGGTCTCTGCAAGGACAAGAAGGGGCGGTAGCTGTGCTCCGGGATATTTCCGATCTGAAGCGGTTAGCCGAGAGCCGGCTGGAGTTTCTGGCCAATGTATCCCATGAGCTGCGCACTCCCCTCACTTCCATCAAAGGGTTTGCCGTGACGCTGCTGGACGAGCTGCCGCCGGATTCCACCGCCCGGCGGTACGTAGAGATTATCGAGCAGGAGACGGATCGCTTGTCCCGGCTGGTGGACGATGTTCTGGATTTGTCGAAAATAGATGCCCGCGAGATTACCATGGATCTTAGAGTGCTAGACCTTAGCGGCCTTATTGTTCAGGTGGTGGAACAGCTGTTACCGCGCGCTGCCGCCGGGGAGGTAAGGCTTAGCTATGAGCTACCACCATGGCTACCGCCGGTCTTGTGCGATCCGGACCAAATTCAGCAGGTGCTACTGAACCTGATCGACAACGCCATCAAGTATACGCCGGCCGGCGGTGAGATCGTGGTGAGCGCTTGGCCCGAAGATAGACAGGTAAAAGTAGCGGTGACCGATACCGGGGTGGGCATTCCGCAGGATGAGCTGCCGGAGCTGTTTGACCGCTTTTACCGGGTGGACAAAGCCCGCTCGCGCGCCTTGGGCGGAACCGGCCTCGGTCTGGCCATTGTGAAAGACATTGTCTCAGAACACGGCGGCACCGTAAGCGTAGACAGTAAACCGGGGCAAGGCAGTAAATTTACCTTTTCCCTGGGCCAGGTGCAGTGA
- a CDS encoding response regulator transcription factor, with protein MPDKILVVDDEPTIVEFVRINLEKAGFRVLTAGDGETALRLAASEQPDLVVLDVMLPGKDGFEVCRELRRTTAVPIIMLTARDDDVDKILGLELGADDYLTKPFNPRELVARIKAILRRMDRINRLDTEVITRGRIQLDLDRHQVTAGGQAVDLTPKEFELLELLIKNPGRVFSREILLERLWGYDFFGDSKTIDVHIRRLREKVEEDPSSPTHILTVWGVGYKFREF; from the coding sequence TTGCCGGACAAAATCTTAGTGGTGGACGATGAACCCACCATTGTTGAGTTTGTACGCATAAATCTAGAAAAAGCAGGTTTTAGAGTTCTGACCGCCGGTGACGGGGAGACGGCGTTGAGACTGGCTGCTTCTGAGCAACCGGATTTGGTAGTTCTTGATGTGATGCTGCCGGGCAAAGACGGTTTCGAAGTTTGCCGGGAGCTGAGGCGTACCACGGCGGTGCCTATTATTATGCTTACAGCTCGAGATGACGATGTGGACAAGATCTTGGGGCTCGAGCTGGGAGCGGACGATTACCTGACCAAACCTTTTAATCCCCGGGAACTGGTGGCTCGTATCAAGGCAATTTTGCGCCGGATGGATCGAATCAACCGACTGGACACGGAGGTTATCACCCGCGGACGCATCCAGCTGGATCTGGACCGGCATCAGGTTACAGCGGGAGGCCAGGCGGTGGATCTAACCCCGAAAGAATTTGAACTGTTGGAACTGCTGATAAAAAACCCCGGCCGCGTGTTTTCACGCGAAATATTGCTGGAGCGCCTGTGGGGGTACGATTTCTTCGGCGACTCTAAGACCATCGACGTCCATATCCGGCGGCTGCGGGAAAAGGTGGAAGAAGACCCCAGTTCCCCCACCCATATTCTCACTGTCTGGGGCGTCGGTTACAAATTTCGGGAGTTCTGA
- a CDS encoding polysaccharide deacetylase family protein, whose protein sequence is MRILFFPLPSKRLCRQALAVAFVLVLGLLLFLSIEGVRKLMPTTGSSGNPVFQVKTDQPVASLAVNVAWGEEHLPNFLTVLAQEEATATFFVVGDWVEQFPELTQDIAAGGHELGNHSWSHPYPTQIAAEDLAAEIKKTEKLLQELTGQQSGLFAPPYGEWDKEVVLTAGELGYRTIMWTVDTIDWQQPGVEVITKRVLDNLAPGSIILMHPTEQTAKALPQILAGAKEKGFKFVTVGQLLDEAAP, encoded by the coding sequence ATGCGGATTTTGTTTTTTCCGTTGCCGTCGAAGCGGCTCTGTCGACAAGCGCTAGCAGTGGCTTTTGTGCTGGTGCTAGGTCTATTGTTATTTTTATCAATTGAAGGAGTAAGGAAGTTAATGCCCACTACCGGCAGCAGCGGTAACCCGGTATTTCAGGTCAAAACCGACCAACCAGTGGCCAGTCTGGCGGTGAATGTTGCTTGGGGCGAAGAACATCTGCCTAATTTCCTGACAGTGCTGGCCCAAGAGGAAGCTACAGCTACCTTCTTTGTGGTGGGCGATTGGGTGGAGCAGTTTCCGGAGCTTACCCAGGACATTGCTGCTGGCGGCCATGAATTGGGAAACCACAGTTGGTCCCATCCCTACCCAACCCAGATTGCCGCTGAAGATTTGGCTGCGGAAATCAAGAAAACAGAGAAGTTGCTGCAAGAGCTTACCGGACAACAAAGCGGCTTATTTGCACCACCTTACGGTGAATGGGATAAGGAAGTGGTCCTCACCGCCGGTGAGCTCGGCTACCGGACGATCATGTGGACTGTTGACACCATTGACTGGCAACAACCGGGGGTAGAGGTGATAACCAAGCGGGTGTTGGATAATCTGGCCCCGGGAAGCATTATTTTGATGCACCCTACTGAGCAAACAGCAAAGGCCCTGCCGCAGATTTTGGCCGGGGCCAAGGAAAAGGGGTTTAAGTTTGTGACGGTGGGCCAGCTGCTGGATGAGGCGGCGCCTTAG
- a CDS encoding protein-glutamate O-methyltransferase CheR, with amino-acid sequence MEGWPEFKAAVLKRTGIDLNAYKERQMLRRISTLMSLRGAEDFRAYLGLLQRDPDCLREFIERLTINVSEFFRNPERFQELQERYLPQLLTGRLQLKTWSAGCAAGEEAYSLAILLAENVPGQIMPVLATDLDREALAEAAAGRYPAGRLKNVPANLKERYFISEGDHYTVRPALKSRVRFQRHDLLRDPYDSGFDLILCRNVVIYFTEEAKEKLYSRFASALRPGGILFTGATEQIFQPQSYGLKPIMPFFYQRPGD; translated from the coding sequence ATGGAGGGTTGGCCGGAATTCAAGGCGGCCGTATTAAAACGTACCGGCATCGATCTCAACGCCTATAAAGAACGTCAAATGTTAAGGCGCATCAGTACCCTAATGTCCTTGCGCGGGGCCGAGGACTTCAGGGCTTATTTGGGCCTGCTGCAGCGCGATCCTGATTGTCTGCGGGAGTTCATAGAGCGCCTGACCATTAATGTGTCGGAGTTTTTCCGTAATCCCGAGCGCTTTCAGGAACTGCAAGAACGCTATCTGCCCCAGCTGTTAACCGGCCGTCTGCAGCTGAAAACCTGGAGCGCCGGCTGCGCTGCCGGCGAGGAGGCGTATTCCCTGGCAATACTGCTGGCCGAAAACGTCCCCGGCCAAATCATGCCCGTCTTAGCTACGGACCTGGACCGAGAAGCCCTGGCCGAGGCCGCTGCCGGACGTTACCCGGCTGGCCGTTTGAAGAACGTACCGGCTAATCTGAAAGAACGGTACTTTATCTCAGAAGGGGACCATTATACTGTGCGGCCGGCGCTAAAATCCAGAGTGCGTTTTCAGCGCCACGACTTACTGCGCGATCCCTATGACAGCGGGTTCGACCTTATTTTGTGTCGCAATGTGGTTATTTACTTTACCGAAGAGGCCAAAGAGAAACTGTACAGCCGTTTTGCTTCTGCTCTGCGCCCCGGCGGCATCCTCTTTACCGGAGCCACCGAGCAGATTTTCCAGCCCCAAAGCTATGGCCTGAAACCGATCATGCCCTTCTTCTATCAGCGCCCGGGAGACTAG
- a CDS encoding peptidoglycan DD-metalloendopeptidase family protein encodes MRPTKAENQPAPVLNRALALTKRFISRQRYSLAGAAIILVVVLFLFSNRSAWEVSVDNETVGYTLDRDRAMQLAHSILEADGSLEESNAVLDFNRVKRAQVELSTYEELQTRLTCALLKLREGWAIEVNGQAVVTLASKEEAEAVVTEVLNYFPPEVGSELKEVYTTETVESLPCIARTTVFIPVDEAVAYLVRGTKETREYEIRAGDSLWSIARVHDMYVADIEAANPGISENLQIGQKISLVVPKPYVHVVSREEKTVVEAIPFKIDTLKDNSLYTYERKVRTAGKYGSKKVTYDIIRENGQITEQTVIVEQIEQEPTTQVVAVGTKQPVIVATGRYAWPVSRGGQITSRFGQRGGSFHAGVDIGAPQGTPVVASDNGVVTYAGWNGGYGKCVIISHGGSSTLYGHLSQIMVKHGQTVQKGQTVGLVGSTGISSGPHLHFEVREGGSQKNPLLYFKHQ; translated from the coding sequence GTGAGGCCAACGAAAGCGGAAAACCAACCGGCGCCGGTTCTTAATCGGGCCCTGGCACTGACCAAACGCTTCATCTCTAGGCAGCGTTATTCCCTGGCCGGAGCAGCAATTATACTGGTGGTAGTGCTGTTCCTGTTCTCCAACCGATCTGCCTGGGAAGTAAGCGTAGACAATGAGACCGTCGGTTACACTCTGGATCGGGACCGGGCGATGCAATTAGCCCACAGCATTCTCGAAGCTGACGGCAGTCTGGAGGAAAGCAATGCAGTCCTGGACTTTAACCGGGTAAAACGGGCCCAAGTCGAGCTGTCTACATACGAAGAGCTACAGACCAGACTAACTTGTGCCCTGCTCAAGCTGCGGGAAGGTTGGGCCATCGAAGTTAACGGACAAGCTGTGGTTACTCTGGCCAGCAAAGAAGAGGCCGAGGCGGTGGTGACAGAAGTTTTAAATTACTTTCCACCGGAAGTCGGGTCTGAACTAAAAGAAGTCTATACTACGGAAACAGTGGAGTCACTGCCCTGTATCGCCAGAACGACTGTTTTTATCCCGGTGGATGAAGCAGTGGCCTATCTGGTGCGAGGTACCAAGGAAACACGGGAATATGAGATTAGAGCCGGTGACAGTCTGTGGTCTATCGCCCGGGTACACGATATGTATGTGGCCGACATTGAGGCCGCTAACCCTGGCATTTCCGAAAACCTGCAGATAGGCCAGAAGATAAGCTTGGTTGTACCGAAACCATATGTCCATGTAGTCAGCCGGGAAGAAAAGACAGTGGTGGAGGCTATTCCCTTTAAGATTGACACCCTCAAAGACAACAGTCTCTATACTTACGAACGCAAAGTTCGCACCGCTGGCAAGTATGGCAGCAAGAAAGTTACCTATGATATTATCAGAGAAAACGGACAGATCACCGAACAAACGGTGATCGTCGAGCAGATTGAGCAGGAACCTACTACTCAAGTGGTGGCCGTTGGGACCAAACAGCCGGTGATAGTGGCAACAGGACGCTATGCCTGGCCGGTTAGCCGCGGCGGGCAGATCACATCTCGGTTCGGTCAGCGCGGCGGCAGCTTCCATGCCGGAGTCGATATCGGCGCCCCCCAGGGTACACCGGTGGTGGCCTCGGACAACGGGGTGGTAACTTATGCCGGCTGGAACGGCGGCTATGGTAAATGTGTGATCATCAGCCATGGCGGCAGTTCCACCTTGTATGGTCACCTGTCACAGATCATGGTGAAGCACGGTCAGACAGTGCAGAAGGGACAGACCGTCGGCTTGGTGGGATCCACCGGCATAAGCAGCGGACCGCACCTGCACTTCGAAGTGCGCGAAGGCGGATCGCAGAAGAACCCGCTGCTGTATTTTAAACACCAATGA